One region of Malania oleifera isolate guangnan ecotype guangnan chromosome 6, ASM2987363v1, whole genome shotgun sequence genomic DNA includes:
- the LOC131158611 gene encoding uncharacterized protein LOC131158611: MSAADDDVVKELDQMKKHLKEMEEEAAALCEMQAKVEKEMGVVQGKNEIGEESRRWSSYQHVGRAGSIIPTASLAGTEVRELKKQVPDVAPVAAEHNGDVGGSGGDDEGSETSWCFPSDADDVTMSSCGEGGKMVKVTVCCED; this comes from the exons ATGTCTGCTGCCGATGATGATGTCGTAAAG GAGCTTGACCAGATGAAGAAGCATTTGAAGGAGATGGAGGAGGAAGCTGCTGCTCTCTGCGAAATGCAGGCCAAAGTTGAGAAGGAGATGGGTGTTGTTCAAG GAAAAAATGAAATTGGGGAGGAGAGCAGGAGATGGAGTTCGTATCAGCACGTGGGAAGAGCAGGGTCCATCATTCCGACGGCTTCTTTGGCCGGAACTGAG GTAAGGGAATTGAAGAAGCAGGTACCGGACGTAGCGCCGGTTGCAGCGGAGCACAACGGAGACGTTGGTGGCAGCGGCGGCGACGACGAGGGATCTGAGACCTCTTGGTGCTTCCCTAGTGATGCGGACGATGTTACGATGAGTTCTTGCGGCGAAGGCGGGAAGATGGTAAAGGTGACGGTGTGCTGCGAGGATTGA
- the LOC131158610 gene encoding transcription factor MYB36: protein MGRAPCCDKANVKKGPWSPEEDAKLKAYIEKYGTGGNWIALPQKIGLRRCGKSCRLRWLNYLRPNIKHGGFSEEEDSIICSLYISIGSRWSIIAAQLPGRTDNDIKNYWNTRLKKKLLGRRKQSHSTQSSASSEDLKYANGEEESSQSQALSSSALERLQLHMKLQSLHNTFSFYNYPALWPKLHPLHEKMIQIMQSMDQTPNLPLQPGHVRNMGSTALRQEQEKINCKEANEQDNPLNGLLRSETYDSSVDRCSSMDSTMVPKLDTEQTGGGVQLVSKFQFELDDFLNSKVDNLEHDATADFDPFKEMNGSKDGLNWWSNCWDSTSALQTSEEMFQDVLDYNLL from the exons ATGGGTCGAGCTCCATGCTGCGACAAGGCCAATGTAAAGAAGGGTCCATGGTCACCTGAAGAAGATGCAAAACTCAAGGCTTATATTGAGAAGTATGGGACTGGAGGAAACTGGATTGCTCTTCCACAGAAAATTg GACTAAGGAGATGCGGAAAGAGTTGCAGACTTAGATGGTTGAATTATTTGAGACCCAACATCAAACATGGGGGATTCTCTGAGGAGGAGGACAGCATAATCTGCAGCCTCTATATCAGTATTGGCagcag GTGGTCCATAATTGCTGCCCAATTGCCTGGGAGAACAGATAATGACATCAAGAACTACTGGAACACCAGATTGAAGAAGAAGCTGCTAGGAAGGCGAAAACAGTCTCACAGCACCCAGTCATCTGCCTCCAGTGAGGACCTAAAATATGCGAACGGCGAAGAAGAAAGCTCACAGTCACAGGCCTTAAGCTCCTCCGCCCTCGAAAGACTGCAACTTCACATGAAGCTTCAAAGCCTTCACAACACGTTCTCTTTCTACAACTACCCTGCACTCTGGCCCAAGCTGCATCCCCTTCATGAAAAGATGATCCAGATCATGCAGTCTATGGATCAAACCCCAAACCTTCCTCTTCAACCCGGACATGTTCGAAATATGGGTTCAACCGCACTTCGACAAGAACAAGAGAAAATAAACTGCAAAGAGGCAAATGAACAAGATAATCCTTTAAATGGGTTACTGCGCTCCGAGACCTACGATTCTTCTGTTGACCGGTGCAGTTCGATGGATTCAACTATGGTGCCAAAATTAGATACAGAGCAAACTGGCGGGGGAGTTCAGTtggtttcaaaatttcaatttgagCTTGATGACTTCCTTAATAGTAAAGTAGACAATTTGGAACATGATGCAACCGCTGATTTTGATCctttcaaggaaatgaatggcTCTAAAGACGGCCTGAATTGGTGGTCAAACTGTTGGGATTCAACTTCTGCTCTTCAGACATCAGAGGAGATGTTTCAAGATGTGTTGGATTACAATCTgctatga